From Planctomycetota bacterium, a single genomic window includes:
- a CDS encoding YciI family protein has protein sequence MKYLLLIYTNEADWTDAEREKCYAESTQITHELHQRGQYLGASPLMPVASATSVRVRNGKPVITDGPFAETHEQLGGYFLVEARDLNEAIAIAARIPGAKKGTVEVRPVMDLAGLPEM, from the coding sequence ATGAAATATCTGCTGCTCATCTACACCAACGAAGCCGACTGGACCGATGCGGAGCGTGAAAAGTGCTACGCCGAGTCGACGCAGATCACGCACGAGCTTCACCAGCGCGGCCAGTACCTCGGCGCTTCGCCCCTGATGCCCGTCGCCAGCGCCACCAGCGTCCGCGTCCGCAACGGCAAACCCGTCATCACCGATGGCCCCTTCGCCGAGACGCATGAACAACTCGGCGGCTACTTCCTCGTCGAAGCCCGCGATCTCAACGAAGCCATCGCCATCGCCGCCCGCATCCCCGGCGCCAAAAAAGGCACCGTCGAAGTCCGCCCCGTCATGGACCTCGCGGGACTGCCCGAAATGTGA